The Bacteroidales bacterium genome has a window encoding:
- a CDS encoding T9SS type A sorting domain-containing protein: MYRYTLLILFCLYSISVISQNITALDTITENTIWNYDTVFVNNNVFIPDNIGLTIESGTNIIVTAYYCINIQGNIKAKGTETDKIKFTVSDTTNFSDTSTIAGGWDGIIFDNTPATNDSSIFEYCILEYGKKITETSKGGVLYVDNFSKIRISNSIIQHNYSYKYGGGLYFENSSPIISNNEFYYNKTYHDGGGIYVKGESTALINNNLFKYNSAHKYFWTPWGIAEYGCGSSILVTYDELYTTKNPLIINNKCFNNKTTNGTIYESTYSIRVINNVICNNYGSGILNGHELGHTIFMNNTICNNYMCFGGIQVFSNGLKIKNNIIWGNSYLDSIPQIDINNYHPTIEYNCIEGGYEGVGNISSEPEFVNPSQGIGLDYEGDLYDWSLSKNSPCINAGSPDTTDLYLPQYDLAGNLRIKHDTIDIGAYEYQLGINNINDFITFSKDFVLYPNPATDYINISLSHNNQTNKFEIYDITGKLILSKKLRESLTKIHITGLSKGLYFYRIKNNNKTIDTGKFIKQ; the protein is encoded by the coding sequence ATGTACAGATACACATTATTAATTTTATTTTGTCTTTATTCAATTTCCGTAATATCACAGAATATTACAGCCCTTGATACAATAACAGAAAATACTATTTGGAACTATGATACTGTTTTTGTTAATAATAATGTTTTTATTCCTGATAATATTGGTTTAACTATTGAGTCGGGTACAAATATAATTGTAACAGCTTATTATTGTATTAATATTCAGGGCAATATAAAAGCAAAAGGTACTGAAACAGATAAAATAAAATTTACAGTATCCGACACTACAAATTTTTCTGACACAAGCACAATTGCAGGCGGCTGGGACGGAATAATTTTCGATAATACTCCAGCAACAAACGATAGTTCAATATTTGAATACTGCATACTCGAATACGGAAAAAAAATTACAGAAACTTCAAAAGGTGGCGTTTTGTATGTGGATAATTTTTCAAAAATAAGAATTTCCAATTCAATAATTCAACATAATTATTCTTATAAATATGGTGGTGGTTTGTATTTTGAAAATTCTTCACCCATTATCTCAAACAACGAATTTTATTATAATAAAACTTATCATGATGGAGGAGGAATTTATGTTAAAGGTGAATCAACAGCTTTAATTAACAATAATTTGTTTAAATATAATTCTGCACATAAATATTTCTGGACACCTTGGGGTATCGCTGAATATGGGTGCGGTAGCTCCATACTTGTTACATACGATGAATTATATACAACAAAAAATCCATTAATTATAAATAACAAATGTTTTAATAATAAAACTACTAATGGAACTATTTATGAGAGTACATACAGTATTCGGGTTATTAATAATGTTATATGCAATAACTATGGAAGCGGAATATTAAATGGACATGAATTAGGTCATACTATTTTTATGAATAATACAATTTGTAATAATTATATGTGTTTTGGCGGAATTCAAGTTTTCTCAAATGGCTTAAAAATAAAAAATAATATAATATGGGGCAACAGTTATTTGGATAGTATTCCACAAATTGACATTAACAATTATCATCCCACCATTGAATACAACTGCATAGAAGGCGGATATGAAGGTGTCGGCAATATAAGTTCAGAACCTGAATTTGTTAATCCAAGTCAGGGTATTGGTTTAGATTACGAAGGTGATTTATATGACTGGTCGCTTAGTAAAAATTCTCCATGTATAAATGCCGGCTCACCTGATACTACAGACTTGTATTTACCACAATATGATTTGGCAGGAAATTTACGAATTAAACACGATACTATTGATATTGGAGCTTATGAATATCAGTTGGGAATTAATAATATTAATGATTTTATAACATTTTCAAAAGATTTTGTACTTTATCCTAACCCTGCAACCGATTATATTAATATTAGTCTTTCACATAATAATCAAACTAATAAATTTGAAATATACGATATAACAGGTAAATTAATTTTATCGAAAAAATTAAGAGAATCACTTACAAAAATTCATATCACAGGTTTATCAAAAGGTTTATATTTTTATCGAATAAAAAATAACAATAAAACAATAGATACAGGAAAATTTATAAAACAATAA
- the trpS gene encoding tryptophan--tRNA ligase, which yields METVLSGIRSTGKLHLGNYFGALKNFIKMQHENNCFFFIADYHSLTTHPTPADLHGNVKQVLSEYLAAGLDPEIATIYVQSDVPEIPELYLLLNMNAYVGELERTTSFKDKIRKQPENVNAGLLTYPVLMAADIIIHRATKVPVGKDQEQNLEMSRKFAKRFNRMYNVDYFPEPHPYNFGEELIKIPGLDGSGKMGKSEGNGIFLVDSTEDIRKKVMRAVTDSGPTSMNQEKPESIQNLFTIMKAVSNKETISFFEEKYNNCTIRYGDMKKQLATDIDIFISPIREKIHEIHSNDEYLRKVVKIGAEKARESASKTLNDVREIIGFKKF from the coding sequence ATGGAAACTGTTTTAAGCGGAATAAGGTCAACTGGCAAATTACATTTAGGAAATTATTTTGGTGCATTAAAGAATTTTATAAAAATGCAGCATGAAAATAATTGTTTCTTTTTTATTGCTGATTATCATTCATTAACAACACATCCAACACCTGCGGATCTTCATGGTAATGTAAAGCAGGTTCTTTCAGAATATCTTGCCGCCGGACTTGATCCTGAAATAGCTACAATATATGTTCAAAGCGATGTTCCTGAAATACCTGAACTCTATCTTCTTTTGAATATGAATGCCTATGTAGGAGAACTTGAACGCACTACATCGTTCAAAGATAAAATAAGAAAACAACCCGAAAATGTTAATGCAGGTTTATTAACTTATCCTGTATTAATGGCTGCTGATATTATAATCCATAGAGCTACAAAAGTCCCTGTTGGAAAAGACCAGGAACAAAACCTTGAAATGTCACGAAAATTTGCAAAAAGATTTAACAGAATGTATAATGTTGATTATTTTCCCGAACCACACCCATATAATTTTGGAGAAGAATTAATAAAAATACCGGGGCTTGATGGTTCAGGAAAAATGGGCAAATCTGAAGGTAATGGAATTTTTCTTGTTGACTCCACAGAAGATATTAGGAAAAAAGTTATGCGTGCTGTAACAGACAGTGGACCAACAAGCATGAATCAGGAAAAACCAGAATCCATACAAAATTTGTTTACAATAATGAAAGCTGTCTCAAACAAAGAAACTATAAGCTTTTTTGAAGAAAAGTACAATAATTGTACAATACGTTATGGAGACATGAAAAAACAACTCGCCACAGATATTGATATATTTATTTCACCAATCAGGGAAAAAATCCATGAAATTCATTCAAACGATGAATATTTGAGAAAAGTCGTAAAAATTGGGGCAGAAAAAGCAAGAGAAAGCGCCTCTAAAACACTTAATGATGTCAGGGAAATAATAGGTTTTAAAAAGTTTTGA
- the rbfA gene encoding 30S ribosome-binding factor RbfA: MDSTRQNKVSRLVQKELSDIFQKTGQDIFQGSIITVTTVRISADLSLARVYLSIFSTKDTSKLFTKINESKNKIRYELGKRVRNQLRIVPQLAFFIDDSLDYIENIENLLK, from the coding sequence ATGGATTCTACTCGGCAAAATAAGGTTTCAAGGTTAGTTCAAAAAGAACTTAGTGATATATTCCAGAAAACAGGACAAGATATTTTTCAGGGTTCAATAATTACTGTAACAACTGTAAGAATAAGTGCAGACCTGTCGCTTGCAAGAGTATATTTAAGTATATTTTCAACTAAAGATACAAGCAAATTGTTTACAAAAATTAATGAAAGTAAAAACAAGATAAGATATGAACTTGGAAAAAGAGTAAGGAACCAACTGAGAATAGTTCCGCAATTAGCTTTTTTTATTGATGATTCATTAGATTATATCGAAAACATTGAAAATTTACTGAAATAA
- a CDS encoding S9 family peptidase, which produces MYKILIILILSFNLILCQAQESIIIEKTKINWKDYPDLFSNNDRSEFTEEYHFLANVDMYKITYLSDGLKIESYAAIPRKKGKYPVIIFNRGGNRDFYALQLFKEKAKYSVVYNFSKLANEGYVVIGCNYRGCGKSEGKDEVGGKDINDVINLIDVVKEIPEADENRIGMYGWSRGGMMTYLALTKTDQIKAVVVIGAPSDKTIIVRPKIEKRVYAKLIPNYWNNKEEELKNRSAIFWVDKFPKNVPILMLHGNADWRVKSTNSLKLALEFEKRRIPYRLKIFEGADHGITEFKEDVNKEIISWFDRFLKQNEQIPDMEFHGR; this is translated from the coding sequence ATGTATAAAATACTAATAATACTAATCCTAAGCTTTAATTTGATTTTATGTCAAGCCCAGGAATCTATTATCATAGAAAAAACTAAAATTAATTGGAAAGATTATCCGGACTTGTTTTCGAATAATGATAGAAGTGAATTTACAGAGGAATATCATTTTTTAGCAAATGTGGATATGTATAAAATCACTTATTTAAGTGATGGATTAAAGATAGAATCTTATGCTGCTATTCCGAGGAAAAAAGGTAAATACCCCGTTATAATATTTAACAGAGGTGGAAACAGGGATTTTTATGCTTTACAACTTTTTAAAGAAAAAGCTAAATATTCGGTTGTTTATAATTTCTCCAAATTAGCAAATGAAGGATATGTAGTCATAGGATGCAACTATAGAGGATGTGGAAAGAGTGAAGGAAAAGATGAAGTGGGAGGAAAAGATATTAATGATGTAATTAATTTAATTGATGTTGTAAAGGAAATACCTGAAGCAGATGAAAATAGAATTGGGATGTATGGCTGGAGTCGGGGTGGAATGATGACATATCTGGCTTTAACCAAAACAGATCAAATTAAGGCTGTAGTAGTTATTGGAGCTCCCTCGGACAAAACTATTATTGTTCGACCAAAAATTGAAAAACGTGTATACGCTAAACTTATACCAAATTATTGGAATAATAAAGAGGAAGAACTCAAAAACAGATCAGCCATATTTTGGGTAGATAAATTTCCTAAAAATGTACCAATATTAATGCTTCATGGTAATGCAGATTGGAGAGTAAAGTCAACTAATTCCTTAAAATTGGCTCTTGAATTTGAAAAAAGAAGAATCCCATATCGTCTGAAAATATTTGAAGGAGCCGATCACGGAATTACCGAATTTAAAGAAGATGTTAATAAAGAGATAATTTCGTGGTTTGATAGATTTTTGAAACAAAATGAACAAATACCTGATATGGAATTTCATGGCAGGTAA